A genomic segment from Streptomyces antibioticus encodes:
- a CDS encoding N-formylglutamate amidohydrolase — MSSADAPSFALLPGGAGSPVILHVPHSAREIPDTVRDGIVLDDGALEQELDHITDAHTAEIAEAAGRLAAVAPWRFVNRLSRLVVDPERFPDEREEMRAVGMGAVYTRTTHREVLRADDVGHEPLVERYFRPYARAVSRAVADRLAAVGRAVVIDVHSYPSAPLPYELHGTGPRPPVCLGTDRFHTPPELLAAARKAFAPVGETGLDSPFAGTYVPLEYYGSDARVSALMVEIRRDTYMTEPGGPAGPGLTALARALADLVDAVS, encoded by the coding sequence ATGTCCTCCGCCGACGCACCGTCCTTCGCGCTGCTGCCCGGCGGGGCCGGTTCGCCGGTGATTCTGCATGTGCCGCACTCGGCGCGGGAGATACCGGACACCGTGCGGGACGGGATCGTGCTGGACGACGGGGCGCTGGAGCAGGAGCTGGACCACATCACGGACGCGCACACCGCGGAGATCGCGGAGGCGGCGGGCCGGCTGGCCGCGGTGGCTCCGTGGCGGTTCGTCAACCGGCTGTCGCGGCTGGTCGTCGACCCGGAGCGGTTCCCGGACGAGCGGGAGGAGATGCGGGCCGTCGGGATGGGCGCCGTCTACACACGGACCACGCACCGCGAGGTGCTGCGGGCGGACGACGTCGGCCACGAGCCGCTGGTCGAGCGGTACTTCCGGCCGTACGCGCGGGCCGTGTCGCGGGCCGTGGCCGACCGGCTGGCCGCGGTCGGGCGGGCCGTCGTGATCGACGTGCACTCCTACCCGTCCGCGCCGCTGCCCTACGAGCTGCACGGGACCGGGCCGCGGCCGCCGGTGTGCCTGGGCACGGACCGCTTCCACACCCCGCCCGAGCTGCTCGCCGCCGCGCGGAAGGCGTTCGCGCCGGTCGGGGAGACCGGCCTGGACAGCCCGTTCGCCGGGACGTACGTCCCGCTGGAGTACTACGGGTCGGACGCCCGGGTGTCCGCGCTGATGGTGGAGATCCGCCGGGACACCTACATGACCGAGCCGGGCGGCCCCGCGGGCCCTGGACTGACCGCGCTGGCACGGGCGTTGGCGGACCTGGTGGACGCCGTGTCCTGA
- a CDS encoding NADP-dependent isocitrate dehydrogenase — MTDSTIIYTHTDEAPALATYSFLPVVQAYASQAGVAVETRDISLAGRIIAVFPEYLTEDQRIPDALAELGELAKTPEANIIKLPNVSASVPQLKAAVAELQAQGYALPDYPDDPKTDEEREIQARYDKVKGSAVNPVLREGNSDRRAPASVKNYAKTHPHRMGAWSSDSKTNVATMGENDFRSTEKSAVISEAGALRIELVAEDGTTTVLRESVPVLAGEVVDASVLHVAALREFLTAQIARAKAEGVLFSVHLKATMMKVSDPIVFGHVVRAFFPKTFEQYGATLAAAGLSPNDGLGGILKGLDALPEGDAIKASFDAELAEGPALAMVDSDKGITNLHVPSDVIVDASMPAMIRTSGHMWGPDGQEADTLAVLPDSSYSGVYQAVIDDCRAHGAYDPSTMGSVPNVGLMAQKAEEYGSHDKTFEIATAGTVRLVDQAGDVVLEQPVAAGDIFRACQTKDAPIKDWVKLAVTRARATGNPAVFWLDETRAHDANLIAKVTAYLAEHDTEGLDIRILAPVEATKLSVERIRRGEDTISVTGNVLRDYLTDLFPILELGTSAKMLSVVPLMAGGGLFETGAGGSAPKHVQQLVKENYLRWDSLGEFFALVPSLEQYATATGNARAKVLADTLDRATATFLNEDKSPTRRVGGIDNRGSHFYLSLYWAQELARQTDDAELAKAFAPLAETLTAAEQTIVDELNAVQGRPADIGGYYQPDPAKAAAVMRPSATWNAALASLS; from the coding sequence GTGACTGACTCGACCATCATCTATACCCACACTGACGAGGCCCCGGCCCTGGCGACGTATTCCTTCCTGCCGGTCGTCCAGGCGTACGCCTCGCAGGCGGGTGTCGCCGTGGAGACGCGGGACATCTCGCTGGCCGGCCGCATCATCGCGGTGTTCCCGGAGTACCTGACCGAGGACCAGCGCATCCCGGACGCCCTGGCCGAGCTGGGCGAACTGGCCAAGACGCCCGAGGCCAACATCATCAAGCTGCCCAACGTCTCGGCGTCGGTCCCGCAGCTCAAGGCCGCCGTGGCCGAGCTCCAGGCCCAGGGCTACGCGCTGCCGGACTACCCGGACGACCCGAAGACCGACGAGGAGCGGGAGATCCAGGCCCGCTACGACAAGGTCAAGGGCTCCGCCGTGAACCCGGTCCTGCGCGAGGGCAACTCCGACCGGCGTGCCCCCGCCTCGGTCAAGAACTACGCCAAGACCCACCCGCACCGCATGGGCGCCTGGTCCTCGGACTCGAAGACCAACGTGGCGACCATGGGCGAGAACGACTTCCGCTCCACCGAGAAGTCCGCCGTGATCTCCGAGGCCGGCGCCCTGCGCATCGAGCTGGTCGCCGAGGACGGCACCACCACCGTGCTGCGCGAGTCCGTACCGGTCCTCGCCGGTGAGGTCGTCGACGCCTCCGTGCTGCACGTCGCCGCGCTGCGCGAGTTCCTGACCGCGCAGATCGCCCGCGCCAAGGCCGAGGGCGTGCTGTTCTCCGTGCACCTCAAGGCCACGATGATGAAGGTCTCCGACCCGATCGTCTTCGGCCATGTCGTCCGCGCCTTCTTCCCGAAGACCTTCGAGCAGTACGGCGCCACGCTGGCCGCCGCCGGTCTCTCCCCGAACGACGGTCTGGGCGGCATCCTCAAGGGCCTCGACGCGCTGCCCGAGGGCGACGCGATCAAGGCGTCCTTCGACGCCGAGCTGGCCGAGGGCCCGGCCCTGGCCATGGTCGACTCCGACAAGGGCATCACCAACCTGCACGTGCCGTCCGACGTCATCGTCGACGCCTCGATGCCGGCCATGATCCGCACCTCCGGCCACATGTGGGGCCCGGACGGCCAGGAGGCCGACACCCTCGCGGTCCTGCCGGACTCCTCCTACTCCGGCGTCTACCAGGCCGTCATCGACGACTGCCGCGCCCACGGCGCCTACGACCCGTCGACCATGGGCTCGGTGCCCAACGTCGGTCTGATGGCGCAGAAGGCCGAGGAGTACGGCTCCCACGACAAGACCTTCGAGATCGCCACGGCCGGCACGGTCCGCCTGGTCGACCAGGCCGGTGACGTCGTCCTGGAGCAGCCGGTCGCCGCCGGTGACATCTTCCGCGCCTGCCAGACCAAGGACGCGCCGATCAAGGACTGGGTGAAGCTCGCCGTCACCCGCGCCCGCGCCACCGGCAACCCGGCCGTGTTCTGGCTGGACGAGACCCGCGCCCACGACGCCAACCTGATCGCCAAGGTCACGGCCTACCTGGCGGAGCACGACACCGAGGGCCTGGACATCCGCATCCTCGCCCCGGTCGAGGCCACCAAGCTGTCGGTGGAGCGCATCCGCCGCGGCGAGGACACCATCTCGGTGACCGGCAACGTGCTGCGCGACTACCTGACCGACCTCTTCCCGATCCTGGAGCTGGGCACCAGCGCCAAGATGCTGTCGGTCGTCCCGCTGATGGCGGGCGGCGGCCTGTTCGAGACGGGCGCCGGCGGCTCCGCACCCAAGCACGTCCAGCAGCTCGTCAAGGAGAACTACCTGCGCTGGGACTCCCTCGGCGAGTTCTTCGCGCTCGTGCCGTCCCTGGAGCAGTACGCCACGGCGACCGGCAACGCCCGCGCCAAGGTGCTGGCCGACACCCTGGACCGCGCCACGGCGACCTTCCTCAACGAGGACAAGTCCCCGACCCGTCGCGTCGGCGGCATCGACAACCGCGGCAGCCACTTCTACCTGTCCCTGTACTGGGCGCAGGAGCTGGCGCGGCAGACCGACGACGCCGAGCTGGCGAAGGCGTTCGCGCCGCTCGCCGAGACGCTCACGGCGGCCGAGCAGACCATCGTGGACGAGCTGAACGCCGTCCAGGGCCGGCCGGCCGACATCGGCGGCTACTACCAGCCCGACCCGGCGAAGGCGGCGGCGGTCATGCGTCCCTCCGCCACCTGGAACGCGGCGCTGGCGTCCCTGAGCTGA
- the metX gene encoding homoserine O-acetyltransferase MetX, whose amino-acid sequence MALPTTVPLPPATGAWREGDPPGRRRWYAAERSLALEAGGELPGVRLAFETWGRLAADGSNAVLVLHALTGDSHVVGPAGPGHPTPGWWDGLVGPGRPLDTDRWFVVAPNVLGGCQGSTGPASARPGTGGRWGGAFPFLTQRDQVAAEAGLADALAIERWALVVGGSMGGMRALEWAVSYPGRVDALLLLATTAAASAEQIAWANVQLHAVRADPHWQGGDYHDTGRGPHAGLGLARRLAHITYRSEPELALRFGRTAQGTEEPFRGGRYQVESYLDHHAAKLVRRFDAGSYVVLTEAMNAHDIGRGRGGTRAALARVTARTLVAGVDSDRLYPPPQQTELAALIPSADHPRLIESPYGHDGFLIETDQVAALVHEILG is encoded by the coding sequence GTGGCGCTGCCGACGACGGTCCCGCTTCCGCCGGCCACGGGGGCCTGGCGGGAGGGGGACCCGCCCGGGCGGCGCCGGTGGTACGCGGCCGAGCGGTCGCTGGCGCTGGAGGCGGGCGGTGAACTGCCGGGCGTACGGCTGGCGTTCGAGACCTGGGGGCGGCTCGCGGCGGACGGCTCCAACGCGGTGCTGGTGCTGCACGCGCTCACCGGGGACAGCCATGTGGTGGGCCCGGCCGGGCCCGGGCATCCGACGCCCGGCTGGTGGGACGGCCTGGTCGGACCGGGGCGGCCGCTGGACACCGACCGGTGGTTCGTGGTCGCGCCGAACGTGCTCGGCGGCTGTCAGGGCAGCACCGGGCCGGCCTCGGCACGGCCCGGCACCGGTGGCCGCTGGGGCGGCGCCTTCCCCTTCCTGACCCAGCGCGACCAGGTGGCCGCCGAGGCGGGGCTCGCGGACGCGCTCGCCATCGAGCGGTGGGCGCTGGTCGTCGGCGGCTCGATGGGCGGCATGCGGGCGCTGGAGTGGGCGGTGTCGTACCCCGGACGGGTGGACGCCCTGCTCCTGCTCGCGACGACGGCGGCGGCGAGCGCGGAGCAGATCGCCTGGGCGAACGTGCAACTGCACGCCGTCCGCGCCGATCCGCACTGGCAGGGCGGCGACTACCACGACACCGGGCGCGGCCCGCACGCCGGTCTGGGGCTCGCCCGCCGGCTCGCCCACATCACCTACCGCAGCGAACCGGAGCTGGCGCTGCGCTTCGGCCGGACCGCCCAGGGCACCGAGGAGCCCTTCCGGGGCGGCCGCTACCAGGTCGAGTCCTACCTCGACCATCACGCGGCCAAGCTGGTACGGCGGTTCGACGCGGGCAGCTATGTGGTGCTGACCGAGGCGATGAACGCCCACGACATCGGCCGCGGCCGGGGCGGCACCCGCGCCGCACTGGCCCGCGTGACGGCCCGGACCCTGGTGGCCGGCGTCGACTCCGACCGCCTCTACCCGCCGCCCCAGCAGACCGAACTGGCCGCCCTCATCCCCTCCGCGGACCACCCCCGGCTCATCGAATCCCCGTACGGCCACGACGGCTTCCTGATCGAGACGGACCAGGTGGCGGCCCTGGTCCACGAGATCCTCGGCTGA
- a CDS encoding DUF5713 family protein, which produces MAVTNEQVTGHPFLKALYRDDYYPDRVVDRGRGILLRLCERVETERPADVDALYVLTHAATEEFNTLQDAFWEAGSEIETVAREAIAEEFWFVAGAYGFPDADIEELIAPRDW; this is translated from the coding sequence ATGGCCGTGACGAACGAGCAGGTGACGGGGCACCCGTTCCTGAAGGCGCTCTACCGGGACGACTACTACCCGGACCGGGTGGTGGACCGGGGCCGGGGCATCCTGCTGCGTCTGTGCGAGCGCGTCGAGACCGAGCGGCCGGCCGACGTCGACGCCCTGTACGTGCTGACGCATGCCGCCACCGAGGAGTTCAACACCCTCCAGGACGCCTTCTGGGAGGCCGGCAGCGAGATCGAGACGGTCGCGCGGGAGGCGATAGCGGAGGAGTTCTGGTTCGTCGCCGGGGCGTACGGCTTCCCGGACGCCGACATCGAGGAGCTGATCGCCCCGCGGGACTGGTGA
- a CDS encoding RNA polymerase sigma factor, giving the protein MDRTDVGALVQSAVDGDTAAWKALVEGLSPLVWSVVRSHRLSDADGSEVYQTVWFRFAQHLGRIREPDKAGSWLAITARNECLKVIKSARRLTPTDDPQLLDRASEDRTPEESVLDSEEAAAQSERVRFLWQEFEALGDRCRQLLRVLIASPPPSYQEVSAALGIAVGSIGPMRQRCLRRLRARLDARGAL; this is encoded by the coding sequence GTGGACCGTACTGATGTCGGCGCGCTCGTCCAGTCCGCCGTCGACGGTGACACGGCGGCCTGGAAGGCACTGGTCGAAGGGCTGAGCCCGCTGGTCTGGTCGGTGGTGCGCTCGCACCGCCTGTCGGACGCGGACGGGAGCGAGGTGTACCAGACCGTCTGGTTCCGCTTCGCCCAGCACCTGGGCCGGATCCGGGAACCGGACAAGGCGGGTTCCTGGCTCGCGATCACCGCGCGCAACGAGTGCCTGAAGGTGATCAAGAGCGCCCGACGGCTCACACCGACCGACGATCCGCAGCTCCTCGACCGCGCCAGCGAGGACCGCACACCGGAGGAATCGGTACTGGACTCGGAGGAGGCGGCCGCGCAGAGCGAGCGCGTCCGCTTCCTCTGGCAGGAGTTCGAGGCGCTGGGCGACCGCTGCCGGCAGTTGCTGCGGGTGCTGATCGCCTCACCGCCGCCCAGCTATCAGGAGGTGTCGGCCGCCCTGGGCATCGCCGTGGGCAGCATCGGACCGATGCGCCAGCGCTGCCTGCGCCGCCTGCGGGCCCGACTCGACGCACGGGGAGCACTGTGA
- a CDS encoding bifunctional o-acetylhomoserine/o-acetylserine sulfhydrylase yields MSTQPDTSAWSFETRQIHAGAAPDPTTGARATPIYQTTSFVFRDTQHAADLFALAEPGNIYTRIHNPTQDVFEQRVAALEGGVAAVALASGQAAETLAILTVAGAGDHIVSSTSLYGGTHNLLKHTLPRFGIEVSFVDDPDDPEAWRAAIRPNTKALFAETLGNPRGNVLDIRAVADVAHAAGVPLIVDNTVPTPYLLRPIEHGADVVVHSATKFLGGHGTAIAGVVVDGGTFDFGAHADRFPDFTEPDPSYHGLQYWPALGPGAFAVKLRVQLLRDLGPALSPHSAFLLLQGVETLSLRIERHSANALALAEWLQRRDEVAAVHYPGLESSPWYEAGQRYLPRGAGAIVSFELRDGVEAGKRFVDAVELFSHLANIGDVRSLIIHPASTTHSQLDEEQLAATGTTPGLVRLSVGIENVADLKADLEAGFRAAKGA; encoded by the coding sequence ATGAGCACCCAGCCCGACACCTCGGCATGGTCGTTCGAGACCCGGCAGATCCACGCCGGCGCCGCACCCGATCCCACGACCGGCGCCCGCGCGACGCCGATCTACCAGACGACGTCGTTCGTGTTCCGCGACACCCAGCACGCCGCCGACCTGTTCGCGCTCGCCGAGCCCGGCAACATCTACACCCGGATCCACAACCCCACCCAGGACGTCTTCGAGCAGCGCGTCGCCGCCCTGGAGGGCGGGGTCGCGGCCGTGGCGCTGGCGTCGGGGCAGGCCGCCGAGACCCTCGCGATCCTGACGGTGGCGGGCGCGGGCGACCACATCGTGTCGAGCACCTCGCTGTACGGCGGCACGCACAACCTGCTCAAGCACACCCTGCCGCGGTTCGGCATCGAGGTGTCGTTCGTGGACGACCCCGACGACCCGGAGGCGTGGCGGGCCGCGATCCGGCCGAACACCAAGGCACTGTTCGCGGAGACGCTGGGCAACCCGCGCGGCAACGTCCTCGACATCCGCGCCGTCGCCGACGTGGCCCACGCGGCGGGGGTGCCGCTGATCGTGGACAACACGGTGCCGACGCCGTATCTGCTGCGGCCGATCGAGCACGGCGCGGACGTCGTCGTGCACTCGGCGACCAAGTTCCTCGGCGGCCACGGCACGGCCATCGCGGGTGTGGTGGTCGACGGCGGCACCTTCGACTTCGGCGCGCACGCCGACCGCTTCCCCGACTTCACCGAGCCGGACCCCAGCTACCACGGCCTCCAGTACTGGCCGGCGCTCGGCCCCGGGGCGTTCGCGGTCAAGCTGCGGGTGCAGTTGCTGCGGGACCTCGGCCCCGCGCTCTCCCCGCACTCGGCGTTCCTGCTGCTCCAGGGCGTGGAGACGCTGAGCCTGCGGATCGAGCGGCACTCGGCGAACGCGCTGGCGCTGGCGGAGTGGCTCCAGCGGCGCGACGAGGTCGCCGCCGTCCACTACCCGGGCCTTGAGTCCAGCCCGTGGTACGAGGCGGGGCAGCGGTATCTGCCGCGCGGCGCGGGCGCGATCGTCTCCTTCGAGCTGCGGGACGGTGTCGAGGCGGGCAAGCGGTTCGTGGACGCGGTCGAGCTGTTCAGCCACCTCGCCAACATCGGTGACGTGCGCAGCCTGATCATCCATCCGGCGTCCACGACCCACAGCCAGCTCGACGAGGAGCAGTTGGCGGCGACCGGCACCACGCCGGGTCTGGTGCGCCTGTCGGTCGGCATCGAGAACGTCGCGGACCTCAAGGCGGACCTGGAGGCCGGGTTCCGAGCGGCCAAGGGCGCGTAG
- a CDS encoding M1 family metallopeptidase, producing MRYRTRVTAPAAALLGTAAALTGQNAAHAATTAAGADGTATAAARTGGGGPAPAPETLGDPVYPDLGNDGYRVRAYHLDLAYDAGTALVDATATLRIRATRRLTRLSLDALGLDVRSVSVDDRPAEFEQVAEKLRITPARALPDGAKARVRVTYGADPRRTLPHTAWVPTPDGFAICPQPDSAHTVFPCNDHPSDKADFSFRITVPAALKAVASGSLVRTEALSGDRTAYTYRSRSPIATEVVQITVGDYVVKERQGPHGLPLRDVVPVARAEALEPALALTPALVDWVEQRLGAYPFETYGLLPCNNDAPNAFDFTGLETQTLTLYKPNYLLQEESKIGSHMMHELVHSYFGNSVSPATWADLWLNEGHADFYGLLYRYERGWADSLGLTTLEARMRATYALGDQWRRTSGPVASPTAATLFDSQRYLGGVLVLYALRQLIGEDAFGAVERAFLARYRNASASTDDYIAVASRVSGQDVSGFLRDWLYGTTTPRMPGHPDWTVTPVPPSLVAPHRRTTGAHRHENSATL from the coding sequence ATGAGATATCGCACCAGAGTGACGGCACCCGCGGCCGCCCTGCTCGGCACCGCCGCCGCCCTGACCGGCCAGAACGCCGCCCACGCCGCGACCACGGCGGCCGGCGCGGACGGCACGGCCACCGCGGCCGCCCGGACCGGTGGGGGCGGTCCGGCACCCGCGCCCGAGACCCTCGGGGACCCGGTCTACCCGGACCTCGGCAACGACGGCTACCGGGTCCGCGCCTACCACCTCGACCTCGCCTACGACGCCGGCACCGCCCTGGTGGACGCCACGGCCACGCTGCGGATCCGGGCCACCCGCCGCCTCACCCGGCTCTCCCTGGACGCCCTGGGGCTCGACGTGCGCTCCGTGAGCGTCGACGACCGCCCCGCCGAGTTCGAACAGGTGGCCGAAAAGCTGCGGATCACCCCGGCCCGGGCGCTGCCCGACGGCGCCAAGGCCCGTGTGCGCGTGACCTACGGCGCGGACCCGCGCCGCACGCTCCCGCACACCGCCTGGGTGCCCACCCCGGACGGTTTCGCGATCTGCCCGCAGCCCGACTCCGCGCACACCGTCTTCCCCTGCAACGACCACCCCTCGGACAAGGCGGACTTCAGCTTCCGCATCACCGTCCCGGCCGCTCTGAAGGCCGTCGCCAGCGGCTCCCTCGTGCGCACCGAGGCCCTCTCCGGCGACCGGACCGCGTACACGTACCGCTCCCGCTCGCCGATCGCCACCGAGGTCGTCCAGATCACCGTCGGCGACTACGTGGTCAAGGAGCGGCAGGGCCCGCACGGGCTGCCCCTGCGCGACGTCGTGCCCGTCGCCCGCGCCGAGGCCCTGGAGCCCGCCCTCGCGCTCACCCCGGCCCTGGTGGACTGGGTCGAACAGCGGCTCGGCGCCTACCCCTTCGAGACGTACGGGCTGCTGCCCTGCAACAACGACGCCCCGAACGCCTTCGACTTCACCGGCCTGGAGACCCAGACCCTCACCCTGTACAAGCCGAACTACCTCCTCCAGGAGGAGTCCAAGATCGGCTCGCACATGATGCACGAGCTGGTCCACTCCTACTTCGGCAACAGCGTCAGCCCCGCCACCTGGGCCGACCTCTGGCTGAACGAGGGCCACGCCGACTTCTACGGCCTGCTCTACCGCTACGAGCGCGGCTGGGCGGACTCCCTGGGCCTGACCACCCTGGAGGCCCGGATGCGGGCGACGTACGCGCTCGGCGACCAGTGGCGCAGGACCTCGGGCCCGGTCGCCTCGCCGACCGCCGCCACCCTCTTCGACTCCCAGCGCTATCTGGGCGGCGTCCTCGTCCTGTACGCGCTGCGGCAGTTGATCGGCGAGGACGCCTTCGGCGCCGTCGAGCGGGCCTTCCTCGCCCGCTACCGCAACGCCTCGGCGTCCACCGACGACTACATCGCCGTCGCCTCCCGGGTCTCCGGCCAGGACGTCTCCGGCTTCCTGCGCGACTGGCTGTACGGCACGACGACCCCGCGGATGCCGGGCCACCCCGACTGGACGGTCACCCCGGTGCCGCCGTCCCTCGTCGCCCCGCACCGGCGCACGACGGGCGCGCACCGGCACGAGAACTCCGCCACTCTCTGA
- a CDS encoding mechanosensitive ion channel family protein — protein MNRALTLDDGVLAGIALAAGFLVAFLSRGLLRWLAKHAKRTKWNGDDVVVDALRTMVPWAAIAGGAAAAAAVLPLTRAVHHTVNQCLTVLLIFAVTVSAARVVAGLVQSVTSSRSGVAGSATIFVNITRVLVLAIGFLVALQSLGISIAPMLTALGVGGLAVALALQDTLANLFAGIHILASKTVQPGDYIRLSSGEEGYVEDINWRQTTVRALSNNLVVIPNGQLAKTNMTNFMRPEQQLTILVQVGVAYDSDLEHVERVTTEVVAEVMTEITGAVPEHEPAVRFHTFGDSRIGFTVILGVGEFSDQYRIKHEFIKRLHRRFRDEGIRIPAPARNVSLQPGAAVVIPQQRTPDEAGDVFAAARLDN, from the coding sequence GTGAACCGCGCGCTCACTCTGGACGACGGCGTCCTCGCCGGTATCGCGCTGGCCGCGGGCTTCCTGGTGGCCTTCCTGTCGCGCGGACTGCTGCGCTGGCTGGCCAAGCACGCCAAGCGCACCAAGTGGAACGGCGACGACGTCGTGGTGGACGCCCTGCGCACGATGGTGCCGTGGGCCGCGATCGCGGGCGGCGCGGCGGCGGCCGCGGCGGTGCTGCCGCTGACCCGGGCGGTGCACCACACCGTCAACCAGTGCCTGACGGTGCTGCTGATCTTCGCGGTGACGGTGTCGGCGGCCCGGGTGGTCGCCGGGCTCGTGCAGTCCGTGACCTCCTCCCGCTCCGGGGTCGCGGGGTCGGCCACGATCTTCGTGAACATCACCCGGGTGCTGGTCCTCGCGATCGGCTTCCTGGTGGCGCTCCAGAGCCTCGGCATCTCGATAGCGCCGATGCTCACCGCGCTGGGCGTCGGCGGTCTGGCCGTGGCGCTGGCCCTTCAGGACACGCTCGCCAACCTCTTCGCGGGCATCCACATCCTCGCCTCCAAGACCGTGCAGCCCGGTGACTACATCCGGCTGAGCAGCGGCGAGGAGGGCTATGTCGAGGACATCAACTGGCGTCAGACGACGGTGCGGGCGCTCTCCAACAACCTCGTCGTCATCCCCAACGGCCAGCTCGCCAAGACGAACATGACCAACTTCATGCGTCCCGAGCAGCAGTTGACGATCCTGGTGCAGGTCGGGGTGGCCTACGACAGCGATCTGGAGCATGTGGAGCGGGTCACGACGGAGGTCGTCGCCGAGGTGATGACGGAGATCACCGGCGCGGTCCCGGAGCATGAACCGGCGGTGCGTTTCCACACGTTCGGCGACAGCCGGATCGGGTTCACGGTGATCCTGGGCGTCGGCGAGTTCAGCGACCAGTACCGGATCAAGCACGAGTTCATCAAGCGGCTGCACCGCCGCTTCCGGGACGAGGGCATCCGGATCCCGGCGCCCGCCCGCAACGTCTCGCTCCAGCCGGGCGCCGCGGTGGTCATCCCGCAGCAGCGCACTCCGGACGAGGCGGGCGACGTGTTCGCCGCCGCCCGCCTCGACAACTGA
- a CDS encoding lysylphosphatidylglycerol synthase transmembrane domain-containing protein, with amino-acid sequence MTTVPLPRAPRRFPVRRVLCLVPVLLVSVVAVRHHAVLAEGLGRLRTAEWPWLLTAAAVTCLTWVAAAVTRQGAVVERLPRLRLLATQFAAGAANHLLPTGLGASAVNLRFMTVCGVPLARSSAALALYLLAEGVARVGLLAVLLLVFPDALRFGALLPESAFGPLVAAAAAAVLLAATALILVRRLRRAVWSFLRTALGEARSVHSRPARALALWGGALAFPVLQASALVTVGLALGLPVPVAHMAVAYLAATVAVALVPTPGGIGSVEAALVLALVAAGAPVAPATAVVLAFRAVTVWLPLLPGALTLGALVRLKVI; translated from the coding sequence GTGACGACCGTCCCCCTCCCCCGTGCCCCCCGGCGGTTCCCCGTCCGCCGGGTCCTGTGTCTCGTGCCGGTCCTGCTGGTGTCCGTGGTCGCGGTGCGGCACCACGCGGTGCTGGCCGAGGGCCTCGGCCGGCTGCGCACCGCCGAGTGGCCCTGGCTGCTGACGGCGGCCGCGGTGACCTGTCTGACCTGGGTGGCGGCGGCCGTCACCCGGCAGGGCGCCGTGGTGGAGCGGCTGCCCCGGCTGCGGCTGCTGGCGACCCAGTTCGCGGCGGGCGCCGCCAACCATCTGCTGCCGACCGGCCTGGGCGCGAGCGCCGTCAATCTGCGGTTCATGACCGTGTGCGGGGTGCCGCTGGCCCGCTCCTCGGCGGCTCTCGCGCTGTATCTGCTGGCGGAGGGGGTCGCCCGGGTCGGTCTGCTGGCGGTGCTGCTGCTGGTGTTCCCCGACGCGCTGCGGTTCGGCGCGCTGCTGCCCGAGTCGGCGTTCGGTCCCCTGGTGGCCGCCGCGGCGGCGGCCGTGCTCCTCGCGGCCACCGCGCTGATCCTCGTACGGCGGCTGCGGCGGGCGGTGTGGTCGTTCCTGCGGACGGCGCTCGGTGAGGCGCGGTCGGTGCACAGCCGTCCCGCCAGGGCGCTGGCGCTGTGGGGCGGCGCCCTGGCGTTCCCGGTGCTCCAGGCGTCCGCGCTGGTCACGGTGGGCCTGGCGCTGGGGCTTCCGGTGCCGGTGGCGCACATGGCGGTGGCGTATCTGGCGGCGACGGTCGCGGTGGCGCTGGTGCCCACCCCGGGCGGGATCGGCTCGGTGGAGGCGGCGCTCGTGCTCGCGCTGGTCGCGGCGGGCGCCCCGGTGGCACCGGCGACGGCCGTGGTGCTCGCCTTCCGGGCGGTCACCGTCTGGCTGCCGTTGCTGCCGGGGGCGTTGACGCTGGGCGCACTGGTGCGGCTGAAGGTGATCTGA